In the Scomber japonicus isolate fScoJap1 chromosome 18, fScoJap1.pri, whole genome shotgun sequence genome, one interval contains:
- the LOC128378189 gene encoding hemoglobin embryonic subunit alpha-like: MTSLTAKDKANVLAFWSKVSSKADDIGMDAITRLLTVYPQTKTYFAHWKDLSTGSALVRKHGRTIMAGVGDAITKIDDLKGGLLNLSELHAFTLRVDPANFKIASHCILVVMAIMFPVDFTPEVHVAMDKFLAALALALAEKYR, encoded by the exons ATGACTAGTCTAACTGCTAAGGATAAAGCCAATGTCTTGGCCTTCTGGAGTAAAGTGTCTTCAAAGGCTGACGACATCGGTATGGATGCTATTACCAG GTTGTTGACCGTCTACCCCCAGACCAAGACTTACTTTGCCCACTGGAAGGACTTGAGCACCGGCTCTGCTCTCGTGAGGAAGCACGGAAGAACTATCATGGCTGGAGTTGGTGATGCTATAACCAAGATCGATGACCTGAAAGGAGGTCTTCTGAACCTCAGTGAGCTGCATGCCTTCACTCTGCGAGTGGACCCTGCCAACTTCAAG ATTGCCTCCCACTGCATCCTTGTGGTCATGGCCATCATGTTCCCCGTTGACTTCACCCCTGAGGTCCATGTGGCTATGGACAAGTTCCTGGCTGCcttggctctggctctggctgaGAAATACAGATAA
- the LOC128378264 gene encoding hemoglobin subunit beta-like, translating to MVEWTDFERATIQDIFDKMDYEVVGPAALARCLVVYPWCERYFGNFGNLYNAAAILANPMIAKHGTTILHGLDRAVKNMDNIKQEYAELSVLHSEKLHVDPDNFKLLADCLTIVIAAKMGKDFTGEVQAAFQKFLSVVVSSLGRQYH from the exons ATGGTCGAGTGGACAGACTTTGAGCGCGCCACCATCCAGGACATCTTTGACAAGATGGACTATGAGGTCGTGGGCCCTGCAGCTCTTGCCAG gtGTCTGGTCGTCTACCCCTGGTGTGAGAGGTATTTCGGTAATTTTGGAAACCTCTACAATGCCGCTGCTATCCTTGCAAACCCGATGATTGCCAAGCATGGAACAACTATCCTGCACGGTTTGGACCGGGCTGTGAAGAACATGGACAACATCAAGCAAGAATATGCCGAGCTGAGCGTGCTGCACTCCGAGAAACTGCACGTGGACCCTGACAACTTCAAG CTGCTGGCTGACTGCCTGACCATTGTGATTGCTGCCAAGATGGGCAAAGACTTCACCGGAGAGGTCCAGGCAGCTTTTCAGAAGTTCCTGTCGGTGGTGGTGAGCTCCCTGGGAAGGCAGTACCACTAG
- the LOC128379619 gene encoding hemoglobin embryonic subunit alpha-like produces MTSLTARDKANVLAFWSKVSSKADDIGMDAITRLLTVYPQTKTYFAHWKDLSTGSALVRKHGRTIMAGVGDAITKIDDLKGGLLNLSELHAFTLRVDPANFKIASHCILVVMAIMFPVDFTPEVHVAMDKFLAALALALAEKYR; encoded by the exons ATGACTAGTCTAACTGCTAGGGATAAAGCCAATGTCTTGGCCTTCTGGAGTAAAGTGTCTTCAAAGGCTGACGACATCGGTATGGATGCTATTACCAG GTTGTTGACCGTCTACCCCCAGACCAAGACTTACTTTGCCCACTGGAAGGACTTGAGCACCGGCTCTGCTCTCGTGAGGAAGCACGGAAGAACTATCATGGCTGGAGTTGGTGATGCTATAACCAAGATCGATGACCTGAAAGGAGGTCTTCTCAACCTCAGTGAGCTGCATGCCTTCACCCTGAGAGTGGACCCTGCCAACTTCAAG ATTGCCTCCCACTGCATCCTTGTGGTCATGGCCATCATGTTCCCCGTTGACTTCACCCCTGAGGTCCATGTGGCTATGGACAAGTTCCTGGCTGCcttggctctggctctggctgaGAAATACAGATAA
- the LOC128379620 gene encoding hemoglobin subunit beta-like — MVEWTDFERATIQGIFDKMDYEVVGPAALARCLVVYPWCERYFGNFGNLYNAAAILANPMIAKHGTTILHGLDRAVKNMDNIKQEYAELSVLHSEKLHVDPDNFKLLADCLTIVIAAKMGKDFTGEVQAAFQKFLSVVVSSLGRQYH, encoded by the exons ATGGTCGAGTGGACAGACTTTGAGCGCGCCACCATCCAGGGCATCTTTGACAAGATGGACTATGAGGTCGTGGGCCCTGCAGCTCTTGCCAG gtGTCTGGTCGTCTACCCCTGGTGTGAGAGGTATTTCGGTAATTTTGGAAACCTCTACAATGCCGCTGCTATCCTTGCAAACCCGATGATTGCCAAGCATGGAACAACTATCCTGCACGGTTTGGACCGGGCTGTGAAGAACATGGACAACATCAAGCAAGAATATGCCGAGCTGAGCGTGCTGCACTCCGAGAAACTGCACGTGGACCCTGACAACTTCAAG CTGCTGGCTGACTGCCTGACCATTGTGATTGCTGCCAAGATGGGCAAAGACTTCACCGGAGAGGTCCAGGCAGCTTTTCAGAAGTTCCTGTCGGTGGTGGTGAGCTCCCTGGGAAGGCAGTACCACTAG
- the LOC128379618 gene encoding hemoglobin embryonic subunit alpha-like, with amino-acid sequence MTSLTAKDKETVKAFWSKISGKADEIGANALGRMLVVYPQTKTYFSHWKDLSPTSAPVKKHGKTVMGGVGDAVSKIDDLKAGLLTLSELHAFTLRVDPANFKIISHCILVVVATMFPNEFTPEVHVSLDKFLAALALALAEKYR; translated from the exons ATGACTAGTCTCACCGCTAAGGACAAGGAAACTGTCAAGGCCTTCTGGTCTAAAATTTCTGGCAAGGCTGACGAAATTGGCGCAAATGCCCTGGGCAG GATGTTGGTCGTCTACCCCCAGACCAAGACTTACTTCTCCCACTGGAAGGACTTGAGCCCCACCTCTGCCCCGGTGAAGAAGCACGGAAAGACCGTGATGGGTGGAGTTGGTGATGCTGTGTCCAAGATCGATGACCTGAAAGCAGGTCTTCTCACCCTCAGTGAGCTGCATGCCTTCACCCTGAGAGTGGACCCTGCCAACTTCAAG ATTATCTCCCACTGCATCCTTGTGGTCGTGGCCACCATGTTCCCCAATGAGTTCACCCCTGAGGTCCATGTGTCTCTGGACAAGTTCCTGGCTGCcttggctctggctctggctgaGAAATACAGATAA
- the kank2 gene encoding KN motif and ankyrin repeat domain-containing protein 2, which yields MAQVLHMDPSFPGKLNPPAPPSLHGKEQEAPYSVETPYGYRLDLDFLKYVNDIEKGNTIKKVPIQRRPRYGSLPRGYGYTGSWWTSTESLCSNTSMDSRHSSFSYCAPGYHTSQRPNFSTARVEKTLMDARRKLEEEKEGRRFSNLGSMHSSMAGSNTSISSAHSFNRAQGGSGSFTPLSSGLSTPVTPTPAHLQHVREQMAAALRKIRELEEQVKTIPVLQVKISVLQEEKRQLSVQLKSQKFLGHTLGFSRGRPRGELYIDIPEEEVSTGAKSCIKPSGSLSPTTTESSKQDSGCEIEDTVIVGGARPDAKREVRTIGVGPEVERTSHQVGVGVEEVDLGLLPEAEALKNKVSLLEGQLKRMMEERQAAVQKGPQAEHPVMATSMGWQEMQDCKLQTLVSFTQQPQQREQRTVGIQVYTLEQPTVVEVGTLLRAVSCSSPSPQPAVGVMEDHHRGQTEEAPVELPIAVSSKQVRDVLKSELSTSVPVSNPAIAVGNKIGLMHFKEGETHLDTTTETVQSLEGPKPASSPQSSLRSIMKRKAEGEPGSPSTKKNLQFIGVNGGYESTSSDDSSSESSDEGSDSSEYHEAREKLPESAVQHQQITHTKASQPQESNGVPQQTVVKPAATTTPDSQQSLSQSSTVDTTLPDKAPLSPALDTVVQKCASQSPASSSSQSPPCPANNSASKETVSQSSEKHTVTQEITSTSSSTESTSEQSFKSPVTCPALPCVTKTTEITKQQYTIQSSTLSSQSESKPAAESITKDTATASATHVRPELSDSLMSALNALQKALGEPNAFSQPGARAAYTTVLQEWLRVSCHKAADTAVVKAYMDTFASLSPQLLEFVINMADGNGNTALHYTVSHSNFPVVKLLLDTGLCNADKQNKAGYTAIMLTALAAFHSDSDLQTVLQLLRTGDVNAKASQAGQTALMLAVSHGRGDMVRALLSCGAQVNIRDDDGSTALMCACEHGHVDIVRQLLSVPGCDATLTDNDGSTALSIALEASQNDIAVLLYAHLNFAKPPSPVSPKSPLLGSSPPAGETK from the exons ATGGCTCAGGTGCTGCACATGGACCCCAGCTTCCCAG GGAAACTCAACCCGCCTGCTCCCCCTTCCCTGCACGGCAAGGAACAGGAGGCGCCCTACTCAGTGGAGACCCCCTATGGCTACCGTCTGGACCTAGACTTCCTCAAATATGTAAATGACATAGAGAAGGGAAACACTATCAAGAAGGTGCCTATCCAACGCCGGCCGCGTTATGGCTCCTTGCCCCGTGGTTATGGCTACACTGGCTCCTGGTGGACCTCCACAGAGTCTCTGTGCTCAAATACCAGCATGGACAGTCGGCACTCCTCCTTCTCCTACTGTGCTCCAGGCTACCATACATCACAGAGGCCCAACTTCAGCACTGCCCGGGTGGAGAAGACCTTAATGGATGCACGCAggaagctggaggaggagaaagaggggcGGAGATTCTCTAACCTGGGCAGCATGCATAGCAGCATGGCAGGCTCTAATACCTCCATCAGCAGTGCGCACAGCTTCAACCGGGCCCAGGGCGGAAGTGGTTCCTTCACCCCCTTGAGTTCTGGCCTGTCAACCCCAGTGACCCCAACCCCAGCCCACCTGCAGCATGTCAGAGAGCAGATGGCAGCAGCCCTCAGGAAGATAAGGGAGCTAGAGGAGCAGGTGAAGACCATCCCGGTGCTCCAGGTCAAGATCTCTGTGCTGCAGGAGGAGAAACGGCAGCTCAGCGTCCAGTTGAAGAGCCAGAAGTTTCTTGGCCACACACTGGGTTTTAGCCGAGGCCGCCCTCGAGGAGAGCTGTACATTGACATCCCTGAAGAAGAAGTTAGCACTGGAGCTAAGAGCTGCATCAAGCCATCAGGGTCACTGTCTCCCACCACAACTGAGAGCTCCAAACAAGACTCGGGATGTGAGATTGAGGACACAGTGATCGTGGGTGGAGCTCGACCAGATGCAAAGCGGGAAGTCCGCACAATTGGAGTGGGACCAGAGGTTGAGAGGACCAGTCATCAGGTGGGAGTTGGGGTTGAGGAGGTTGATCTTGGGTTGCTACCAGAGGCAGAGGCTCTCAAGAATAAAGTGAGTCTGCTTGAAGGCCAGCTAAAGAGGATGATGGAGGAGCGGCAGGCTGCAGTCCAGAAGGGCCCTCAGGCAGAACACCCAGTAATGGCCACCAGCATGGGCTGGCAGGAGATGCAGGACTGCAAGCTGCAGACTCTGGTCAGCTTCACACAGCAGCCCCAACAGAGGGAACAGAGAACTGTGGGAATCCAGGTGTACACACTGGAGCAGCCTACTGTGGTAGAGGTTGGCACACTGCTGCGAGCAGTAAGCTGCAGCTCTCCCTCTCCTCAGCCAGCTGTTGGAGTCATGGAGGACCACCACAGAGGACAAACTGAAG agGCTCCAGTTGAGTTGCCGATTGCGGTCAGCTCCAAGCAGGTACGCGATGTCTTAAAGAGCGAGCTGTCCACCTCAGTACCTGTGTCTAATCCTGCCATCGCTGTAGGCAATAAGATTGGTTTGATGCATTTTAAAGAAGGAGAGACACACCTGGATACAACCACAGAGACTGTCCAGTCACTCGAGGGACCTAAGCCAG CCTCATCTCCCCAGTCCTCTTTGAGGTCCATTATGAAGCGGAAAGCAGAGGGTGAACCTGGCTCCCCCTCTACGAAGAAAAACCTGCAATTCATCGGAGTCAATGGAGG CTATGAGTCTACATCCTCAGACGATAGCAGCAGCGAGAGTTCGGATGAGGGGAGTGACTCCAGTGAATATCATGAAGCCAGAGAAAAATTACCCGAGTCTGCAGTCCAGCACCAGCAAATAACCCACACCAAGGCCTCCCAGCCCCAAGAAAGCAACGGCGTACCTCAGCAGACTGTCGTCAAACCAGCAGCCACAACCACTCCAGACTCGCAGCAGAGTcttagccagtcttcaactgtAGACACAACACTGCCAGACAAAGCCCCCCTGTCACCAGCACTGGACACTGTTGTGCAAAAATGTGCCTCACAGTCACCAGCATCCAGCTCCTCTCAGAGTCCACCATGTCCAGCAAACAATTCTGCCTCTAAAGAGACTGTCAGCCAGTCCTCGGAAAAGCACACAGTCACCCAGGAGATCACCTCAACATCATCCAGCACTGAATCCACTTCTGAACAAAGCTTCAAGTCCCCAGTTACCTGTCCTGCACTGCCGTGTGTCACTAAAACCACTGAGATTACCAAGCAGCAATACACCATCCAGTCATCCACTctctccagccaatcagagtccAAGCCAGCAGCTGAAAGCATCACGAAGGACACTGCAACTGCATCTGCCACACATGTCAG ACCGGAGCTGAGTGACAGCCTGATGTCAGCTCTTAATGCTCTGCAGAAAGCCCTCGGAGAGCCCAACGCCTTCAGCCAACCAGGAGca agggcGGCCTACACCACTGTGCTGCAGGAATGGCTCCGTGTGTCCTGTCACAAAGCAGCGGATACAGCTGTTGTCAAGGCCTATATGGACACCTTTGCCTCACTCTCCCCTCAGCTGCTGGAGTTTGTGATCAACATGGCAGATGGCAATGGCAATACAGCGCTTCACTACACCGTCTCCCACTCCAACTTCCCTGTGGTGAAACTGCTGCTGGACACAG GCTTGTGCAATGCTGACAAGCAGAACAAGGCCGGCTACACAGCCATCATGCTGACGGCTCTGGCTGCATTCCACTCTGACAGTGACCTTCAAACTGTCCTGCAGCTGCTGCGCACAGGGGACGTCAATGCCAAGGCCAGCCAG GCCGGCCAGACAGCGCTGATGCTAGCAGTCAGCCACGGTCGGGGGGACATGGTGCGGGCCCTTCTGTCCTGTGGGGCACAGGTCAACATCCGGGATGATGACGGCTCTACGGCACTCATGTGTGCCTGTGAGCACGGTCATGTGGACATTGTGCGTCAGCTACTGTCTGTACCGGGCTGTGATGCCACCCTCACTGATAAT GACGGCAGCACTGCACTGTCCATTGCTCTGGAGGCCAGCCAGAATGACATTGCCGTTCTTTTGTATGCTCACCTCAACTTTGCAAAACCTCCTTCCCCT GTTTCACCGAAGTCTCCTCTCTTGggttcctctcctcctgctggcGAAACAAAATAA